Part of the Leishmania braziliensis MHOM/BR/75/M2904 complete genome, chromosome 23 genome is shown below.
gcacacacgtgcgctcACCTATACGGCCACGCTCAGCAACGAGGAGAATCAGGCGAAGCTGCTCAACCGTACCGTTGATTCGTAGTCCCTTCGCTCCTCTTTAACTCTTTCGCAAGCTCTGGCGCGTAGTGGCATTGCGCCCATTTTTCGTTTGCCTTTTAGCCGTCTTTTTGCTTCCTTCGCCTCCACGGACTCGCGTTGTGTGGACGTCGTTGAACGTATTCACCTCGCTTGCGCTTCCTCGTTCTCATCGACATGCCGCCGAAGCAGGACAATGTGCAGAAGCTGCTcgctgcggaggagaagcgttGCAAACTTATCAATGACGCCAAGACGCGCAAGCAGCAGAAGGTAAAGCAGGCCAAGGCCGACGCCGAGCGCGAGGTTACTGCCTTCCGCGCTGAGAAGGACAGGGAGTACGACAAGTACTGTGCGCAGCAGaacagcggcgctgacgtCGAGAACTACGAGCTCGCACGTGAGACGGATAAGGAACTGGAGGAACTCaaggcgctggcggcgcagcgcatgGACGCCGTAGCGAACATGATGGTGAAGCTGGTAACGACAGTGAGAGAGTAAAGCGTAGGGCGCTAAGCAAGACACAGAGGCAAACCGTCCGTCAACCTCCCACGTTAGAGGCGAAGGGGCGGTGCGGGAAAAGGAGACGAGCACGAGTGCAGAGCACACGACTGAAAGGCATAGCAGTGCCACTGCCAGCTCTCAACAGACACAGGGGCTTCCTCGCATGTGCTTCACCTTTCCCGCACTCCCTTTCCTGCTTCCCTCcgcctctcgctcccccccccccctcccctcctcctttggAGGGCGAGAGTCAGTGCCATGTACTACGAGAGCAGTCACGTCTGTGGGCCACGACGATCACGCCGATGTGGGCCGCATCATTTTGTTGGTCTCTCCATATTTTTCTCTGCGTGCGCTTGTCTCTTGGCCGCCTTCAGAGAATATCGAACGCGTTTGTTTCTCATGAAGCCCTTTTCTTCCATGGAGGGTGTCGTCGTTGCCGCCGATGCGTTCGTCGTCGTCCGTGAGCGCCTCTGTACGTGCGTGCTTGCATTAGGTAGCGACACATCGGCTCTCCTCCCTGACCGTTGGACTTTCAAAGTCGCACCCATGCGTGCGCATGAGCCACTGCGTCGACACACTACCCATTCGTACTGCACACACGGCCTACGCACACGGTCGACGgccgaggagggaggggagggggggggggaaaacGCAGTGCAACAACGCCCACCACACGGACATAGCTTTCGTCGCCATGAGGGGGGGTGCGAATAAGGagaggcaaacacacacacagatggACAGTAGGAGAAGGTGCTGAGCGAACGCA
Proteins encoded:
- a CDS encoding putative (H+)-ATPase G subunit is translated as MPPKQDNVQKLLAAEEKRCKLINDAKTRKQQKVKQAKADAEREVTAFRAEKDREYDKYCAQQNSGADVENYELARETDKELEELKALAAQRMDAVANMMVKLVTTVRE